The following proteins come from a genomic window of Pseudodesulfovibrio alkaliphilus:
- a CDS encoding sensor histidine kinase, which yields MRLRRITFISIAIVTLVFLAIEAWVANSVVKDGFDSLERGLAAAEARRVRNGVLREIQALDSFVWDWASWDDTYHFASNGNPEYIESNLPAETFSNQALCAVVITDAQGRIVFGRALDQDGRDDGALLADLVAAIHQSDLPAASPGVEETGRGGLLLRPEGAVFFVRREILDSQGGGPSTGQMLMARRLGDAVRQALSQRLELEVVFHPLEGGRLAPDMDGALAAGLLSDEGTAVLPRDAGIMDAYALVRDIQGLPGLVVQAVCDRAISKKGREVAHLNFMILASALVAFGLLVFYLLRRKVLSRVESLNSQVRALDMTGAGGVHIDGRDEIAELARDINAMLAQIVESRQALQAAHDDLERRVAERTTELEEANRELKWLDQAKSHFLSSTSHELRTPLTSILGFVKLMERTFRESFGPSLEACDQPSERIAKHLQNFRIVRTEAERLSRLINDLLDFSKITAGRMDWQECDVRTDELVRDAVAAISGQLAGNPNLELVADAPAGLPVLHVSRDRILQVLINLLGNAVKHTEAGHIRVSARTTGDGVEFSVEDTGIGIHPDDRERIFEVFFQSSRAQAPSSRPVGTGLGLAICKEIAEHYGGSIRVESEPGRGSVFTFSLPGSLVVAS from the coding sequence ATGCGGCTCAGACGGATCACCTTCATTTCCATCGCCATCGTGACCCTGGTGTTTCTCGCCATTGAGGCGTGGGTCGCCAACTCGGTGGTCAAGGACGGGTTCGACTCCCTGGAGCGCGGTTTGGCCGCAGCCGAGGCCAGACGGGTCAGAAACGGCGTTCTGCGCGAGATCCAGGCCCTGGACTCCTTTGTCTGGGACTGGGCGTCCTGGGACGACACCTATCACTTCGCCAGCAACGGCAATCCCGAGTATATCGAATCCAATCTGCCCGCCGAGACCTTCAGCAATCAGGCCCTGTGCGCGGTGGTGATCACCGATGCGCAGGGGAGGATCGTTTTCGGTCGCGCCCTTGACCAGGACGGGAGGGATGACGGTGCGCTCCTGGCTGATCTGGTGGCGGCGATACATCAATCCGATCTGCCCGCCGCCTCGCCCGGCGTGGAGGAGACAGGGCGCGGCGGCCTGCTGCTTCGGCCCGAGGGGGCCGTGTTCTTCGTTCGCCGCGAAATCCTCGACTCCCAGGGAGGCGGTCCTTCCACAGGACAGATGCTCATGGCCAGGAGGCTCGGTGACGCCGTGCGGCAGGCCCTCTCCCAAAGGCTTGAGTTGGAGGTGGTGTTTCATCCCCTGGAGGGCGGCCGCCTTGCGCCGGACATGGACGGCGCACTGGCCGCGGGGCTGTTGTCGGACGAGGGGACAGCTGTGCTGCCCCGCGATGCCGGGATCATGGACGCCTACGCCCTGGTGCGGGACATCCAGGGCCTCCCCGGACTGGTGGTCCAGGCCGTGTGCGACCGAGCCATTTCCAAGAAGGGCCGGGAGGTGGCTCACCTCAATTTCATGATCCTGGCCTCGGCGCTGGTCGCCTTTGGCCTGCTGGTGTTCTATTTGTTGCGGCGCAAGGTGCTCTCGCGGGTGGAAAGTCTCAATAGCCAAGTCCGTGCGTTGGATATGACCGGCGCGGGCGGGGTCCACATCGACGGGCGCGACGAGATCGCCGAGTTGGCCAGGGACATCAACGCCATGCTGGCCCAGATAGTCGAGAGCAGGCAGGCGCTGCAAGCGGCCCACGACGACCTGGAGCGGCGCGTGGCCGAGCGCACCACCGAGCTTGAGGAGGCCAACCGGGAACTGAAGTGGCTCGATCAGGCCAAGTCGCACTTTCTTTCCTCCACGTCTCATGAGCTGCGTACTCCGCTCACCTCCATACTCGGCTTCGTCAAGCTCATGGAGCGGACCTTCCGGGAGTCTTTCGGGCCGAGCCTTGAGGCATGCGACCAGCCGTCGGAACGCATCGCCAAGCACCTCCAGAATTTTCGGATCGTCAGGACCGAGGCTGAACGGTTGAGCCGCCTGATCAACGATCTGCTCGACTTCAGCAAGATCACGGCGGGACGCATGGACTGGCAGGAGTGCGACGTACGCACAGACGAACTGGTGCGCGACGCCGTGGCCGCCATCTCGGGCCAACTGGCAGGGAATCCGAACCTTGAACTGGTGGCGGATGCGCCTGCGGGCCTGCCCGTGCTGCACGTCAGCCGCGATCGGATTCTCCAGGTACTGATCAATCTCCTTGGTAACGCCGTCAAGCACACCGAAGCCGGACACATCCGGGTTTCCGCCCGGACAACGGGAGATGGCGTGGAATTTTCGGTGGAGGACACGGGCATCGGCATCCATCCCGATGACCGGGAGCGTATCTTCGAGGTCTTCTTCCAGTCCTCCCGCGCCCAGGCGCCGTCCTCGCGGCCCGTGGGCACCGGCCTGGGGCTGGCCATCTGCAAGGAGATCGCCGAGCATTATGGCGGCTCCATCCGGGTTGAGTCCGAACCCGGCCGGGGCAGCGTCTTCACCTTTTCTCTGCCTGGTTCCCTGGTGGTGGCATCGTGA
- a CDS encoding Mrp/NBP35 family ATP-binding protein: protein MSECSGCASAAPDGSCSSSTGCDKGEEKLQKTLGRIKHKIVVMSGKGGVGKSTVAANIAVALSLAGKKVGLLDVDVHGPSIPRLLSLKGQKPHMGDQIMEPVSWSRNLSVMSLGFLLEDDRQAVIWRGPVKMGLIKQFVEDVMWGDLDFLVVDCPPGTGDEPLSTLQTLGPTAIAVIVTTPQGVAVDDVRRSVSFVGELGNRVLGIVENMSGFACPDCGAVHNIFNAGGGEALAKEAGVRFLGRIPLDPEVTASGDEGYPFMKIHRDTATGKAMQQVIEPLLAFPE, encoded by the coding sequence ATGAGCGAATGCAGCGGGTGCGCCTCGGCCGCGCCGGACGGCAGCTGTTCCAGCAGCACAGGGTGCGACAAGGGCGAGGAAAAGCTTCAGAAGACCTTGGGCCGCATCAAACACAAGATCGTGGTCATGTCCGGCAAGGGCGGGGTGGGCAAGTCCACCGTGGCCGCCAACATTGCGGTGGCCCTGTCCCTGGCGGGCAAGAAAGTCGGGCTGCTCGACGTGGATGTCCACGGGCCGAGCATTCCGCGCCTGCTCTCCCTCAAGGGTCAAAAGCCCCACATGGGCGACCAGATCATGGAGCCCGTGTCCTGGAGCCGGAATCTATCCGTCATGTCGCTGGGCTTCCTGCTTGAGGACGACCGTCAGGCCGTCATCTGGCGCGGGCCGGTCAAGATGGGCCTGATCAAGCAGTTCGTCGAGGATGTCATGTGGGGCGACCTCGACTTCCTTGTTGTGGACTGTCCTCCCGGCACGGGCGACGAGCCCCTTTCCACTCTCCAGACCCTTGGCCCCACGGCCATCGCGGTCATCGTCACCACCCCTCAGGGCGTAGCCGTAGACGATGTGCGCCGCTCGGTTTCCTTTGTGGGCGAACTTGGCAACCGCGTCCTCGGCATAGTCGAGAACATGTCCGGCTTCGCCTGCCCGGACTGCGGCGCAGTCCACAACATCTTCAATGCCGGGGGCGGCGAGGCCCTGGCCAAAGAGGCGGGCGTCCGCTTCCTGGGCCGCATTCCCCTTGACCCCGAGGTGACCGCCTCGGGCGACGAGGGCTACCCATTCATGAAGATCCACCGCGACACGGCCACGGGCAAGGCCATGCAGCAGGTCATCGAACCCCTGCTCGCCTTCCCGGAATAA
- the hypB gene encoding hydrogenase nickel incorporation protein HypB, with the protein MSKEVTIVRNVLEANDRLAEELRATFRAKKILCLNLMSSPGAGKTTVLERTLTDLKDEFRMAVVEGDLQTDNDARRVAATGAQAVQINTEGGCHLDSGMVLDAIKALDMDAVDILFVENVGNLVCPAEFEVGEDHKVTLLSVAEGDDKPEKYPLMFHISSVMLLNKVDLLPYVDFDLDKASGHARTLNKDIEVIAMSARTGENMDAWYDWLRRKRAEKLAGK; encoded by the coding sequence ATGTCCAAGGAAGTAACCATCGTCCGCAACGTGCTCGAAGCCAACGACCGGCTCGCCGAAGAGCTGCGCGCCACCTTCAGGGCCAAGAAGATTCTCTGTCTGAACCTGATGAGCTCGCCCGGCGCGGGCAAGACCACGGTACTTGAACGCACCCTGACCGACCTGAAGGACGAGTTCCGCATGGCCGTGGTCGAGGGCGACCTGCAGACCGACAACGACGCCCGGCGCGTGGCCGCCACAGGCGCCCAGGCAGTGCAGATCAACACCGAGGGCGGCTGTCATCTGGATTCGGGCATGGTGCTTGACGCCATCAAGGCCCTGGACATGGACGCAGTGGACATCCTCTTTGTGGAGAATGTGGGCAACCTCGTATGCCCGGCCGAGTTCGAGGTGGGCGAGGACCACAAGGTCACGCTCCTGTCCGTGGCCGAGGGGGACGACAAGCCCGAGAAGTACCCCCTCATGTTCCACATCTCCTCGGTCATGCTGCTCAACAAGGTGGACCTCCTGCCCTATGTGGATTTCGACCTGGACAAGGCTTCCGGACACGCCCGCACCCTGAACAAGGACATTGAGGTCATCGCCATGTCCGCCCGAACCGGCGAGAACATGGACGCCTGGTACGACTGGCTGCGCCGGAAACGGGCCGAAAAACTCGCAGGCAAATAG
- the argB gene encoding acetylglutamate kinase, with translation MKRFQLQARSIIETLPFISEFYGKTIVIKYGGNAMIDENLKRAFALNIILLKYIGINPVVVHGGGPQIGRMLKALNIESHFREGYRVTDDATMDVVEMVLVGKVNKEIVNLINLHGGQAVGLSGKDGKLIMAEPKELTVEKKDAPPEIIDLGKVGEVREVNTTLITSLLADGFIPVIAPVGVDDHGATYNINADSVAGAVAAALKAKRLHLLTDVPGLLDADGGLISSLTVREAFEAIDSGVVSGGMIPKITCCIEAVAEVEKAAILDGRVENCILLELFTRSGIGTEVVK, from the coding sequence ATGAAGCGCTTCCAGCTTCAGGCCAGATCCATCATCGAAACCCTGCCGTTCATCTCCGAATTCTACGGCAAAACCATCGTCATCAAGTACGGCGGCAACGCCATGATCGACGAAAACCTCAAACGCGCCTTTGCCCTCAACATCATCCTGCTCAAGTACATCGGCATCAACCCGGTGGTGGTGCATGGCGGGGGACCGCAGATCGGCAGGATGCTCAAGGCGTTGAACATCGAGTCCCATTTCCGCGAGGGATACCGGGTCACGGACGACGCCACCATGGACGTGGTGGAAATGGTGCTGGTGGGCAAGGTCAACAAGGAAATCGTCAACCTGATCAACCTGCACGGCGGCCAAGCCGTGGGACTTTCGGGCAAGGACGGCAAGCTGATCATGGCCGAGCCCAAGGAGCTGACCGTGGAAAAGAAGGACGCCCCGCCCGAAATCATCGACCTCGGCAAGGTGGGCGAGGTGCGCGAGGTGAACACCACGTTGATCACATCGCTCCTGGCCGACGGCTTCATCCCGGTCATTGCCCCGGTGGGCGTTGACGACCACGGCGCCACCTACAACATCAACGCCGATTCCGTGGCCGGAGCCGTGGCCGCCGCCCTGAAGGCCAAGCGGCTGCACCTGCTCACCGATGTGCCCGGCCTGCTCGACGCAGACGGTGGCCTGATCTCGTCGCTGACCGTGCGCGAGGCATTCGAGGCCATCGATTCCGGGGTGGTCTCCGGCGGCATGATCCCCAAGATCACCTGCTGCATCGAGGCAGTGGCCGAGGTGGAGAAGGCCGCCATCCTCGACGGCCGGGTCGAGAACTGCATCCTGCTTGAGCTTTTCACCCGATCCGGCATCGGCACCGAAGTGGTCAAGTGA
- a CDS encoding NifB/NifX family molybdenum-iron cluster-binding protein, producing the protein MDRTSAILACGVSLLLCGAICADTRALLEQGGVHVIPWLTGGIHEVMDALGRGGLSRLVMPGAPECPAAPDTGHV; encoded by the coding sequence ATGGACAGGACATCCGCCATATTGGCCTGCGGGGTATCCCTTTTGCTGTGCGGCGCCATCTGCGCCGACACCCGCGCCCTGCTCGAACAGGGCGGGGTGCATGTCATTCCCTGGCTCACGGGAGGCATCCATGAAGTCATGGACGCCCTGGGGCGCGGGGGCCTCTCGCGGCTGGTCATGCCCGGTGCGCCCGAGTGCCCCGCCGCGCCGGACACGGGCCATGTTTGA
- a CDS encoding DUF697 domain-containing protein, with the protein MPRYMKNLLALTGVIIVAWFLVFLHDCVAGLAAFAGRFDPAFEPWAYWALLAPVLVSLGWALRAAFLRPRPLLVHADPTPAEMAGFRRAMVQRLTRNKTLREAGINVESDADLEAGLSFLRQRADAEIRTTARQVFISTALAQNGRLDSLVVLFLISRLTWRLSRLYNQRPHYRETINLYANIAATSLLAGSVDELGVDEYVRELMGPLVGGSAIGAVPGAQAVAGVITASVLSGTTNCLLALRCGIVARNYLDLSLEARGAMRRSATLEASRVFMTLSADTVLYVTRVLVKGSTSAMRAGSARVFRNMGDAAAGTVESMGNGARGLRRSVARLGQRLGQTAKSAVNTIKRAAAPGKHQTPESNDTDPKPSRQKNRTASRGSRTGGPLSSLISRFGRRNKPGNGNTPP; encoded by the coding sequence ATGCCCCGATACATGAAGAACCTCCTCGCCCTGACCGGGGTGATCATCGTGGCCTGGTTCCTGGTTTTCCTGCACGACTGCGTGGCCGGGCTGGCCGCCTTTGCCGGGCGCTTCGACCCGGCCTTTGAACCTTGGGCCTACTGGGCGCTGCTCGCCCCGGTCCTGGTCTCGCTTGGCTGGGCGCTCAGGGCAGCCTTTCTGCGGCCAAGACCCCTGCTCGTCCATGCGGACCCGACCCCCGCGGAGATGGCCGGGTTCCGCAGGGCCATGGTCCAGCGGCTGACGCGCAACAAGACGCTGCGCGAGGCGGGCATCAACGTGGAGTCGGACGCCGACCTCGAGGCAGGGCTGTCCTTCCTGCGCCAACGGGCCGATGCCGAAATCAGGACCACGGCCCGACAGGTGTTCATCAGCACTGCCCTGGCCCAAAACGGCCGCCTCGACTCGCTGGTGGTCCTCTTTCTCATCTCCCGGCTCACATGGCGGCTTTCGCGCCTGTACAACCAGCGGCCGCACTATCGCGAAACGATCAACCTCTATGCCAACATAGCAGCCACCTCACTGCTGGCCGGTTCCGTGGACGAACTGGGCGTGGACGAATACGTACGCGAACTCATGGGGCCGCTGGTGGGCGGCTCGGCTATCGGGGCCGTTCCGGGCGCCCAGGCCGTGGCCGGGGTCATCACCGCCTCGGTCCTCAGCGGCACCACCAACTGCCTGCTGGCCCTGCGCTGCGGCATCGTGGCCCGCAACTATCTCGACCTGAGCCTTGAGGCCCGGGGGGCCATGCGCCGCTCGGCCACCCTGGAGGCATCGCGGGTGTTCATGACCTTGAGCGCGGATACGGTCCTCTACGTCACCCGTGTGCTGGTCAAGGGCTCCACCAGCGCCATGCGGGCCGGTTCGGCTCGCGTCTTTCGCAACATGGGCGATGCTGCCGCCGGAACAGTCGAATCCATGGGCAACGGGGCCAGGGGCCTCCGCCGCTCCGTGGCCAGGCTCGGTCAAAGGCTCGGCCAAACGGCCAAGAGCGCAGTCAACACTATCAAAAGAGCAGCGGCTCCGGGCAAACACCAGACCCCCGAGAGCAATGACACCGATCCCAAGCCATCGCGCCAGAAAAACCGCACCGCCTCTAGGGGCAGTCGGACCGGAGGCCCGCTTTCTTCGCTGATTTCCCGGTTCGGACGCCGGAACAAACCAGGGAACGGAAACACGCCCCCCTGA
- a CDS encoding bacteriohemerythrin, which translates to MHYPDWTTVLDIGDPVIDEQHKHLFAIANDLMTAIGRDQGKAILKDVFERLKAYTRYHFKEEETYMERIGYPDRDAHAAEHVLLMMRVKTLWRLIENGEIITPQGVSLFVNDWIVEHIMHKDALVGEYAKARR; encoded by the coding sequence ATGCACTATCCTGATTGGACCACGGTCTTGGACATCGGCGACCCGGTCATTGACGAGCAGCACAAACACCTCTTCGCCATCGCCAACGACCTCATGACCGCCATCGGCCGGGACCAAGGCAAGGCCATTCTCAAGGATGTCTTCGAACGCCTCAAGGCATACACCCGCTACCACTTCAAGGAAGAAGAAACATACATGGAGCGGATCGGCTACCCCGACCGGGACGCCCATGCGGCAGAGCACGTTCTGCTGATGATGCGGGTCAAAACCCTGTGGCGTCTCATTGAGAACGGAGAGATCATCACCCCCCAGGGGGTCTCCCTGTTCGTCAACGACTGGATCGTCGAGCACATCATGCACAAGGACGCGCTTGTCGGGGAGTATGCAAAGGCCCGCCGATAA
- a CDS encoding RNA recognition motif domain-containing protein, with the protein MSKNIYVGNLPWSATEEDVRAAFGAYGEVTSVKLIEDRETGRPRGFGFVEMDDAGALEAIENLDGKDFGGRNIKVNEAKPRAERPRW; encoded by the coding sequence ATGTCCAAGAACATCTATGTCGGCAATCTGCCCTGGTCCGCCACCGAAGAAGACGTTCGTGCCGCTTTCGGCGCCTACGGCGAGGTGACTTCTGTCAAACTCATCGAGGATCGCGAGACTGGCCGTCCGCGTGGCTTCGGCTTTGTCGAAATGGACGACGCCGGCGCCCTGGAGGCCATCGAGAACCTGGACGGCAAGGACTTTGGCGGCCGCAACATCAAGGTCAACGAAGCCAAGCCCCGTGCGGAGCGCCCCCGTTGGTAG
- a CDS encoding pyridoxal phosphate-dependent aminotransferase — MQLISSQMAKYAERSSWIRKMFEEGIRLKKEFGEDAVHDFSLGNPDLPPPPAIKEALADLAAQADQPFFLGYMPNFGYPDVREKLALEVSREQGVSVPADSLVITCGAAGALNAFFRAVLDPGDQVLAPAPFFVEYGFYAENHGASLITVPSKPLSFELDLEAIDAAITPRTRVVLINSPNNPTGAVYSRDELEGLAAILARHSRERDRPIFILSDEPYRFLTFDGVEVPSVLPVYPHTVVCSSFSKNLSMAGERIGYALINPAMEGREALVASVIMANRILGFVNAPALAQRLLGRALGSSVDVAVYDARRKAMARVLDAAGLRYTMPRGAFYFFPEAPGGDDVAFCATLQEEKILAVPGTGFGYPGYFRLAFCVGEEVIARSADAFVRAVARAS; from the coding sequence ATGCAGCTCATATCGTCCCAGATGGCCAAATACGCCGAGCGTTCGTCCTGGATTCGCAAGATGTTTGAGGAAGGCATCCGGCTCAAGAAGGAATTCGGCGAGGATGCGGTCCATGACTTCAGTCTGGGCAACCCGGACCTGCCGCCGCCCCCGGCCATCAAGGAGGCCCTGGCAGACCTGGCCGCCCAGGCGGACCAGCCCTTTTTCCTCGGCTACATGCCCAACTTCGGCTACCCGGACGTACGCGAGAAGCTGGCCTTGGAGGTCTCCCGCGAGCAGGGAGTGTCTGTTCCCGCCGACAGTCTGGTCATCACCTGCGGTGCGGCCGGTGCGCTCAACGCCTTTTTCCGGGCCGTGCTGGACCCCGGCGACCAGGTTCTGGCTCCGGCACCGTTTTTCGTCGAATACGGGTTCTACGCCGAAAACCACGGGGCCAGCCTTATCACCGTGCCCTCCAAGCCGCTCTCCTTTGAGCTCGATCTTGAGGCCATCGACGCGGCCATCACCCCCAGAACGCGGGTGGTGCTCATCAACTCGCCCAACAACCCCACTGGCGCGGTCTATTCCCGCGACGAACTCGAAGGGCTGGCCGCCATTCTCGCCCGCCACAGCCGGGAGAGGGACAGGCCCATCTTCATCCTCTCCGACGAGCCCTATCGTTTTCTGACCTTTGACGGCGTCGAGGTGCCAAGCGTCCTGCCCGTCTATCCCCACACCGTGGTCTGCTCCTCTTTTTCCAAGAACCTGAGCATGGCCGGCGAGCGAATCGGCTACGCCCTGATCAATCCGGCCATGGAGGGCCGCGAGGCCCTCGTTGCCTCCGTGATCATGGCCAACCGTATCCTCGGCTTTGTCAATGCCCCGGCCCTGGCCCAGCGGCTGCTCGGCAGGGCGCTGGGCAGCTCTGTGGACGTGGCCGTGTACGATGCCCGGCGCAAGGCCATGGCCCGTGTGCTCGACGCCGCTGGCCTGCGCTACACCATGCCGCGTGGCGCCTTCTACTTCTTCCCCGAGGCCCCCGGAGGTGATGATGTGGCCTTTTGCGCCACCCTCCAGGAGGAGAAAATCCTGGCCGTGCCCGGCACCGGCTTCGGCTATCCCGGTTATTTCCGCCTTGCCTTCTGCGTGGGCGAAGAGGTCATCGCCCGCTCGGCCGACGCCTTTGTCCGCGCCGTGGCCCGGGCTTCCTGA
- a CDS encoding sigma-54 interaction domain-containing protein, translating to MSFPRNLPLEEVFASIADGLFTVDADWNVTYFNESAQRITGIPAAEALGRKCWDVLRSSLCDGQCAMAHCIRRGDRVVNKSIFIVRGDGTRVPVSISASALRNADGEVVGGVETFRDLTEIHVMRRKVEALYRFEDIVGRSPALEKLFGILPQVSASQATTLLLGPSGTGKELFARAIHSLSPRKGGPFVAVNCGALPDTLLESELFGYKAGAFTDARTDKPGRIALAEGGTVFLDEIGDLPGNLQVKLLRFLQEKTYEPLGGLAPVKADVRVVAATNRDLTARVAEGAFRQDLYYRLNVVTLRLPPLSERREDIPLLTDHFVNEFNAIQGKHVRGLSEDALHLLMRHDYPGNVRELENILEYAFILCAKGFIQVEHLPEYLHPGDRPVSDNGLGGSMEEIKRRAAHRALERNNGRKMAACRELGISKDTLRRLLADDTHP from the coding sequence ATGTCCTTTCCCCGCAACCTGCCCCTTGAAGAGGTCTTCGCCTCCATCGCGGACGGGCTCTTCACCGTGGACGCCGACTGGAACGTGACCTACTTCAACGAGTCGGCCCAGCGCATCACCGGCATCCCGGCCGCCGAGGCCCTGGGCCGCAAATGCTGGGACGTGCTGCGCTCCAGCCTGTGCGACGGCCAGTGCGCCATGGCCCACTGCATCCGCCGGGGAGACCGCGTGGTCAACAAATCCATCTTCATCGTCCGGGGCGACGGCACCCGGGTGCCGGTCTCCATCTCGGCCTCGGCCCTGCGGAACGCGGACGGCGAGGTGGTGGGCGGCGTGGAGACCTTTCGCGACCTGACCGAAATCCACGTCATGCGCCGCAAGGTTGAGGCCCTCTATCGGTTCGAGGACATCGTGGGCCGCAGCCCGGCGCTGGAAAAACTCTTCGGCATCCTCCCCCAGGTCAGCGCCAGCCAGGCCACCACTCTCCTCCTTGGCCCCTCGGGCACGGGCAAGGAACTCTTTGCCCGCGCCATCCACTCGCTCAGTCCGCGCAAGGGCGGCCCCTTTGTGGCCGTCAACTGCGGCGCCCTGCCCGACACCCTGCTCGAATCCGAACTCTTCGGCTACAAGGCCGGGGCCTTTACCGACGCCCGCACCGACAAGCCCGGCCGCATCGCCCTGGCCGAAGGCGGCACCGTGTTTCTCGACGAGATCGGGGACCTGCCGGGCAACCTCCAGGTCAAGCTGCTGCGCTTTCTGCAGGAAAAGACCTATGAACCCCTGGGCGGGTTGGCTCCTGTCAAGGCGGATGTGCGCGTTGTCGCGGCCACCAACCGCGACCTGACCGCCCGAGTGGCCGAGGGCGCCTTCCGTCAGGACCTCTACTACCGCCTCAATGTGGTCACTCTGCGCCTGCCGCCCCTCTCGGAACGGCGCGAGGACATTCCGCTGCTGACCGACCACTTCGTGAACGAGTTCAACGCGATCCAGGGCAAACACGTTCGCGGCCTGAGCGAAGACGCGCTGCACCTGCTCATGCGTCACGACTATCCGGGAAACGTCCGCGAACTGGAGAACATCCTCGAATACGCCTTCATCCTCTGCGCCAAGGGATTCATCCAGGTGGAGCATCTGCCCGAATACCTGCACCCGGGCGACCGCCCAGTCTCGGACAACGGCCTGGGCGGCAGCATGGAGGAAATCAAGCGCCGCGCCGCCCACCGCGCCCTGGAGCGCAACAATGGACGCAAGATGGCCGCCTGCCGCGAACTGGGCATTTCCAAGGACACCCTGCGCCGCCTCCTGGCTGACGACACCCATCCTTAG
- a CDS encoding hydrogenase maturation nickel metallochaperone HypA has translation MSIVESILGILREEMIKHDGHRLKKVVIKNGALAGVVTESLVFAWDALTPGGEFDGSRLEVIEVPIRVACGECGEEFSPDHSRCMPCPKCEALLGHTVLQGKEMLIDSIEIDDE, from the coding sequence ATGTCCATCGTCGAATCCATCCTCGGCATCCTGCGCGAAGAGATGATCAAGCATGACGGCCACCGGCTCAAGAAGGTGGTGATCAAAAACGGCGCCCTGGCCGGAGTGGTCACCGAGTCCCTCGTCTTTGCCTGGGACGCGCTCACGCCCGGCGGCGAGTTCGACGGCTCCAGACTCGAAGTGATCGAGGTGCCCATCCGGGTGGCCTGCGGCGAATGCGGCGAGGAATTCAGCCCCGACCATTCACGGTGCATGCCCTGCCCCAAGTGCGAGGCGCTGCTTGGCCACACCGTGCTGCAAGGCAAGGAAATGCTCATCGACTCCATTGAGATCGACGACGAGTAG
- a CDS encoding molybdopterin molybdotransferase MoeA has protein sequence MSTPTHPLPHGFFTIISRARFEELLREFPALDADQCDLSEADGRILAQDLIAGHDWPLLDRSCMDGFAVSARDVFGASESNPAYLECAATLTIDAMPQTALDPGQCARIPTGGLLPRGADAVVMVEHTGEMDGTTIEMRKSVAPGENVMQRGEDASQGQPALTAGTVMRPQEIGLAAALGFQEMALVRRPRVAILSTGDEVVGVRQTPRPGQVRDVNSHTLAALTARAGGLPRHYGVIPDDLESLTQALNRAVTDNDAVLLSGGSSIGVRDLSVQAIEALDDAAVLAHGVALSPGKPTILGRASGRPILGLPGQVTSSLVVMHVLVLPLLRHLQGDGAAFYPSRRPMVRAELARNVASRPGREDYVRIRLEPRQDALPLAHPVLGKSGLLRTMLQAHGLTAIPADSEGLDQGRMIDVWIV, from the coding sequence ATGTCCACGCCCACGCACCCCTTGCCTCACGGCTTCTTCACCATCATCAGCCGCGCCCGTTTCGAGGAACTGCTGCGGGAATTTCCCGCCCTTGACGCCGATCAGTGCGACCTGTCCGAGGCCGATGGCCGCATCCTGGCCCAGGATCTGATAGCCGGGCATGACTGGCCCCTGCTCGACCGCTCGTGCATGGACGGCTTCGCGGTCAGCGCCCGCGACGTGTTCGGGGCCAGCGAATCCAACCCCGCCTACCTTGAATGCGCGGCCACCCTGACCATCGACGCGATGCCGCAAACAGCCCTCGATCCCGGCCAGTGCGCCAGGATTCCCACGGGCGGCCTGCTGCCCCGTGGCGCAGACGCGGTGGTCATGGTCGAACATACAGGCGAGATGGACGGGACCACCATTGAGATGCGAAAAAGCGTGGCCCCCGGCGAAAACGTGATGCAACGCGGCGAGGATGCGAGCCAGGGCCAGCCCGCCCTGACCGCGGGAACGGTCATGCGGCCGCAGGAGATAGGGCTTGCTGCCGCCCTGGGGTTTCAGGAGATGGCCCTGGTCCGGCGGCCGCGTGTGGCCATCCTGTCCACCGGAGACGAGGTGGTGGGCGTTCGCCAGACTCCCAGGCCCGGACAGGTGCGGGACGTGAACAGCCACACCCTGGCCGCTTTGACCGCACGGGCCGGAGGTCTCCCCCGCCACTACGGGGTGATCCCGGATGATTTGGAAAGCCTGACCCAGGCCCTGAACCGGGCCGTGACCGACAACGACGCGGTCCTGCTCTCCGGCGGCAGCTCCATAGGCGTACGCGATCTCTCTGTGCAGGCCATTGAAGCCCTTGACGACGCTGCCGTGCTGGCCCACGGAGTGGCCCTGAGCCCGGGAAAACCCACCATCCTGGGCCGAGCCTCGGGCAGACCCATCCTCGGCCTGCCGGGTCAGGTGACCTCATCCCTGGTTGTCATGCACGTCCTGGTGCTGCCGCTGCTGCGCCACCTCCAGGGCGACGGTGCCGCCTTTTACCCGTCCAGGCGCCCCATGGTCCGGGCCGAGCTGGCACGCAACGTGGCCTCCAGGCCCGGCCGCGAAGACTATGTACGCATCCGGCTCGAACCGCGCCAGGATGCTCTGCCGCTGGCCCATCCGGTGCTCGGCAAGTCGGGCCTGTTGCGGACCATGCTCCAGGCCCACGGCCTGACCGCCATCCCGGCCGACTCCGAGGGGCTGGACCAAGGCCGGATGATTGATGTCTGGATAGTGTAA